Proteins encoded by one window of Kribbella italica:
- a CDS encoding M16 family metallopeptidase — protein MPLTYPLAEQTLDNGLRVVVSIDRAVPIVAVNLWYDVGSRHEPPGLTGFAHLFEHLMFQGSRNVKSGDHFGLLESAGASLNASTFFDRTNYFESLPSGGLDLALWLEADRMGYLLDAVNQENLDNQRDVVKEEKRQSYDNRPYGDSYERLVRLAFPQGHPYGHMTIGSMEDLDAASVEDVHAFFRKYYGPNNAVLTIVGDVNEEDTFAAVKRYFGHLPAIPQPPPAPDGTIGAMQGVARDDVVEDVPSDLITMMFRLPVDGTPELDAAALALDVLAAGQSGRLNRRLVRDEQIAQSVSGGALPLIGGVSFGTLTGIASDGVDLQKVEDALLEEVEKLAADGITEDELATVQAQAERDWLEQLATCSGRADEISHHTLLFGEPNRINTRIDELRAVTVEQVQQAAEQWIRANGRVQVTYRKNK, from the coding sequence ATGCCGCTGACGTATCCGCTCGCTGAGCAGACTCTGGACAACGGGTTGCGCGTGGTTGTGAGTATCGACCGCGCGGTGCCGATCGTCGCCGTGAACCTCTGGTACGACGTGGGGTCGCGGCACGAGCCGCCGGGCCTGACCGGGTTCGCGCACCTCTTCGAGCACCTGATGTTCCAGGGGTCGCGGAACGTGAAGTCCGGGGACCACTTCGGGCTGCTGGAGTCGGCGGGGGCGAGCCTGAACGCCTCCACCTTCTTCGACCGGACCAACTACTTCGAGTCGTTGCCGAGCGGCGGTCTCGACCTCGCGCTGTGGCTCGAGGCGGACCGGATGGGCTACCTGCTCGACGCGGTGAACCAGGAGAACCTGGACAACCAGCGCGACGTCGTGAAGGAGGAGAAGCGGCAGAGCTACGACAACCGCCCGTACGGCGACTCGTACGAGCGGCTGGTCCGGCTCGCCTTCCCGCAGGGCCACCCGTACGGGCACATGACGATCGGGTCGATGGAAGACCTCGACGCCGCGTCGGTCGAGGACGTGCACGCCTTCTTCCGCAAGTACTACGGCCCGAACAACGCGGTTCTCACGATCGTCGGCGACGTCAACGAAGAGGACACGTTCGCGGCGGTCAAGCGGTACTTCGGCCACCTGCCGGCGATCCCGCAGCCGCCGCCCGCGCCGGACGGGACGATCGGCGCGATGCAGGGGGTCGCCCGCGACGACGTCGTCGAGGACGTGCCGTCGGACCTGATCACGATGATGTTCCGGCTGCCCGTCGACGGGACGCCCGAGCTCGACGCCGCGGCGCTCGCGCTCGACGTCCTGGCCGCCGGACAGAGCGGCCGGCTGAACCGGCGGCTGGTCCGCGACGAGCAGATCGCGCAGTCGGTGTCCGGTGGGGCGCTGCCGCTGATCGGTGGGGTGTCGTTCGGGACGCTGACCGGGATCGCGTCGGACGGTGTCGACCTGCAGAAGGTCGAGGACGCGCTGCTCGAGGAGGTGGAGAAGCTCGCGGCCGACGGGATCACCGAGGACGAGCTGGCCACCGTGCAGGCCCAGGCCGAGCGCGACTGGCTGGAGCAGCTGGCGACCTGTTCGGGGCGGGCGGACGAGATCTCCCACCACACGTTGCTGTTCGGCGAGCCGAACCGGATCAACACCCGGATCGACGAGCTCCGCGCGGTGACGGTCGAGCAGGTCCAGCAGGCGGCGGAGCAGTGGATCAGAGCCAACGGCCGTGTCCAGGTGACGTACAGGAAGAACAAATGA
- a CDS encoding carbohydrate ABC transporter permease, with product MLPLAPAIGLMVVFLAGPIIYCVYAAFTNMALTGTGANNVQFVGLDNFRKAFGSSAFTNSIWLTLVFTLISAIIGQNTLGLGLALLMRRSTKLVRNFVGTAVIGAWVLPEVVAAYLLSAFFNDEGTLNVILHKVGLPGQDWLYAAPIIAVSIANIWRGTAFSMLVYSAALSEVPKEIEESAEMDGAAGLRRLIWVTLPMISRAIMTNLMLITLQTLSVFGLIYAMTRGGPGTKSQTLPLYMYEQAFSFSQIGYGTAIALVMLAIGAVFSLIYLRGLNSEAA from the coding sequence ATGTTGCCGTTGGCCCCGGCCATCGGGCTGATGGTGGTCTTCCTGGCCGGCCCGATCATCTACTGCGTGTACGCCGCGTTCACGAACATGGCGCTCACCGGGACCGGTGCCAACAACGTGCAGTTCGTCGGCCTGGACAACTTCCGCAAGGCCTTCGGCAGCAGCGCGTTCACCAACTCGATCTGGCTCACGCTGGTGTTCACGCTGATCTCCGCGATCATCGGCCAGAACACCCTCGGGCTCGGTCTGGCGCTGCTGATGCGGCGCTCGACCAAGCTGGTCCGCAACTTCGTCGGTACCGCCGTGATCGGCGCGTGGGTGCTGCCCGAGGTGGTCGCGGCGTACCTGCTCAGCGCGTTCTTCAACGACGAGGGCACGCTGAACGTGATCCTGCACAAGGTCGGGCTGCCCGGCCAGGACTGGTTGTACGCGGCACCGATCATCGCCGTCTCGATCGCGAACATCTGGCGCGGTACGGCGTTCTCGATGCTGGTCTACTCCGCGGCGCTCAGCGAGGTGCCGAAGGAGATCGAGGAGTCGGCCGAGATGGACGGCGCGGCCGGGCTGCGCCGGCTGATCTGGGTGACGCTGCCGATGATCAGCCGCGCGATCATGACCAACCTGATGCTGATCACGCTGCAGACGCTGAGCGTCTTCGGCCTGATCTACGCGATGACCCGCGGCGGGCCCGGCACCAAGAGCCAGACGCTGCCGCTGTACATGTACGAGCAGGCGTTCAGCTTCTCCCAGATCGGCTACGGCACCGCGATCGCCCTGGTGATGCTGGCGATCGGCGCGGTCTTCTCGCTGATCTACCTGCGTGGGTTGAACTCGGAGGCCGCATGA
- a CDS encoding MFS transporter produces MRARTGLPWYWGSQTASFVGDRLTGFAVPTIAILTLDASEAQVGVLAALGWFAYPALGLVAGAALAHVPRRRVMIAGELLRFAAFASVPLAALAGWVSVPQLCVVVAVAGAAMVFVDIAGQSYLPALVGSRDLVGANAKLQSSDSLSKLVGPALGGLLLRTTSPYAGLLLCAFPFLASAFGRTRIQTVEPPPEPIREPLPHRIRTGFTFVWQHPLLRRLVCAAAIRSFGSGMVDAVLLLFAYRVLGLSSLAGGLLIAAGSVGGLLGAFVANRLATTIGVRRTLVLTGVEALCWLAVPLCLLSAPALALVLIRICASVWLPVWNVVTTSVRQEVTPAALQSTVHATARTLTSSTVPLGAITGGLTGGVLSAQLGAATGLVLVLATGGVIAGASALLVATATHQEV; encoded by the coding sequence GTGCGCGCGCGGACCGGCCTGCCGTGGTACTGGGGCAGCCAGACGGCGAGCTTCGTCGGGGACCGGCTGACCGGGTTCGCCGTACCGACGATCGCGATCCTCACGCTCGACGCGAGCGAAGCGCAGGTCGGTGTCCTGGCCGCGCTCGGCTGGTTCGCCTACCCCGCACTCGGCCTGGTCGCCGGAGCCGCGCTCGCGCACGTCCCCCGCCGCCGCGTGATGATCGCCGGCGAACTGCTGCGCTTCGCCGCGTTCGCCAGCGTCCCGCTCGCCGCACTGGCCGGCTGGGTCAGCGTCCCGCAGCTGTGTGTCGTGGTCGCCGTCGCCGGAGCCGCGATGGTCTTCGTCGACATCGCCGGCCAGTCCTACCTGCCCGCGCTGGTCGGCTCCCGCGACCTGGTCGGCGCCAACGCCAAGCTCCAGAGTTCCGACAGCCTGTCCAAGCTCGTCGGACCGGCCCTCGGCGGCCTCCTGCTCCGCACCACCAGCCCGTACGCCGGTCTGCTGCTCTGCGCGTTCCCCTTCCTGGCTTCCGCCTTCGGCCGCACCCGGATCCAGACCGTCGAGCCCCCACCCGAGCCGATCCGCGAACCACTCCCCCACCGGATCCGCACCGGCTTCACCTTCGTCTGGCAGCACCCGCTGCTCCGCCGACTGGTCTGCGCGGCCGCGATCCGCAGCTTCGGCTCGGGCATGGTCGACGCCGTCCTGCTGCTGTTCGCGTACCGGGTCCTAGGCCTGTCCAGCCTGGCCGGCGGGCTGCTGATCGCGGCCGGCTCAGTCGGCGGACTGCTGGGCGCCTTCGTCGCGAACAGACTGGCCACGACCATCGGCGTACGGCGAACGCTGGTGCTCACCGGCGTGGAAGCCCTGTGCTGGCTGGCCGTTCCGCTCTGCCTGCTGAGCGCTCCGGCGCTCGCACTGGTGCTGATCCGGATCTGCGCCTCGGTCTGGCTGCCGGTGTGGAACGTCGTGACCACCAGCGTCCGCCAAGAGGTCACACCGGCCGCTCTGCAGAGCACGGTGCACGCCACAGCTCGCACGCTCACCTCGTCCACCGTGCCGCTCGGCGCGATCACCGGCGGCCTGACCGGCGGCGTACTGAGCGCACAGCTCGGTGCGGCGACCGGTCTGGTCCTCGTCCTCGCGACGGGAGGTGTGATCGCCGGAGCCAGCGCACTGCTTGTCGCCACAGCCACCCACCAGGAGGT
- a CDS encoding carbohydrate ABC transporter permease: MIARDRVSKLTSNLVLLAIGVLFVLPLLWVLFASINRTAGLRVEFPTDPTLGNFKAVLNTDTTYRPVLNGIVLCGGAALLTMICAVLAAYPLSRFKTRFNRPFLLTVLFCTGLPITAVMVPVYGLFVQLNLVDTLGGTIMFMATSSLPFAIWLTKTFMDGVPISLEEAAWVDGAGNMQALRRIVLPLMWPGIAVVLIFTFIGMWGNFFVPFMLLLSPERLPASVSIFTFFGQYGEPNYGQLAAYSLIYTFPVLMLYLLLSRKLGGAFALGGAIKG; the protein is encoded by the coding sequence ATGATCGCCCGGGACCGCGTCAGCAAGCTCACCTCGAACCTGGTGCTGCTGGCGATCGGTGTGCTGTTCGTCCTGCCGTTGCTGTGGGTGCTGTTCGCCTCGATCAACCGGACGGCGGGGTTGCGGGTCGAGTTCCCGACCGACCCGACGCTGGGCAACTTCAAGGCGGTGCTGAACACCGACACGACGTACCGGCCGGTGCTCAACGGCATCGTGCTGTGCGGTGGCGCGGCCCTGCTCACGATGATCTGCGCGGTGCTGGCGGCGTACCCGCTGTCGCGCTTCAAGACCCGCTTCAACCGGCCTTTCCTGCTGACCGTGCTGTTCTGCACCGGGCTGCCGATCACCGCGGTGATGGTCCCGGTCTACGGGCTGTTCGTGCAGCTCAACCTGGTCGACACCCTCGGCGGCACGATCATGTTCATGGCCACCAGCTCGCTGCCGTTCGCGATCTGGCTGACCAAGACGTTCATGGACGGCGTCCCGATCTCGCTCGAGGAGGCGGCCTGGGTCGACGGCGCCGGCAACATGCAGGCGCTGCGCCGCATCGTGCTCCCGCTGATGTGGCCCGGGATCGCCGTCGTACTGATCTTCACCTTCATCGGCATGTGGGGAAACTTCTTCGTCCCGTTCATGCTGCTGCTGTCGCCGGAACGGCTGCCCGCCTCGGTCAGCATCTTCACGTTCTTCGGCCAGTACGGCGAACCGAACTACGGCCAGCTGGCGGCGTACTCGCTGATCTACACCTTCCCGGTCCTGATGCTCTATCTCCTGCTGAGCAGAAAACTGGGCGGCGCGTTCGCCCTGGGCGGAGCGATCAAGGGCTGA
- a CDS encoding M16 family metallopeptidase: MTQSLTTPPVVAPPRPWTFPASTTTSTRAGTPVHVFDRPGQYVATVRVTIALPLFAEPRELEGVATIMSRTLDEGTELHSANDFAAALERHGAAYGVDVSSDALHVEISVPTSQLAPAVKLLAEAVTRPAFNTADVGRHVTIRLGEINQERANAGYRAREAFAAHLFDPSMRRSRPTAGRPDTIRPLTNVEVAQFYRDNVGPARAQILFAGDATGVDVAAVVDDAFGDWTSSAGPALETPEPLYVLGEWIVLVDRPGSVQSQLLIGCPGPDRREDIWGAAAVANHVVGGTITSRVDTVLREEKGYTYGTRSSFTAPRKGGTFSLGGSVRTEVTGAAITDALRILREARDGLTDKEVGESKDNLIRTAPLRYEQADSIAQQVGSNIAAGVPLDFADTYLAQIAATTAEVATEAYRRYVGTNGLLVVVVGEAKDVRDQLTGLGDVTELS; the protein is encoded by the coding sequence ATGACCCAGAGTCTCACCACACCCCCCGTCGTCGCGCCGCCGAGGCCGTGGACGTTCCCGGCCTCCACGACCACCAGCACCCGCGCCGGGACTCCGGTGCACGTGTTCGACCGGCCCGGTCAGTACGTCGCGACCGTGCGGGTGACGATCGCGCTGCCGCTGTTCGCCGAGCCGCGTGAGCTCGAAGGCGTCGCGACGATCATGTCCCGCACGCTCGACGAGGGCACCGAGCTGCACTCGGCCAACGACTTCGCGGCGGCGCTCGAGCGCCACGGCGCGGCGTACGGTGTCGACGTCAGCTCGGACGCGCTGCACGTCGAGATCTCGGTCCCGACCTCGCAGCTGGCGCCCGCGGTGAAGCTGCTCGCGGAGGCGGTCACCCGGCCCGCGTTCAACACCGCCGACGTCGGCCGGCACGTGACGATCCGGCTCGGCGAGATCAACCAGGAGCGCGCCAACGCCGGGTACCGCGCCCGTGAGGCGTTCGCCGCGCACCTGTTCGACCCGAGCATGCGCCGCTCCCGTCCGACCGCGGGCCGGCCGGACACGATCCGCCCGCTGACCAACGTCGAGGTCGCCCAGTTCTACCGCGACAACGTCGGTCCGGCCCGCGCCCAGATCCTGTTCGCCGGCGACGCGACCGGCGTCGACGTGGCCGCTGTCGTCGACGACGCGTTCGGCGACTGGACGTCTTCCGCGGGGCCCGCGCTGGAGACCCCGGAGCCGCTGTACGTCCTGGGCGAGTGGATCGTGCTGGTCGACCGGCCCGGCTCGGTGCAGAGCCAGCTGCTGATCGGCTGCCCAGGTCCGGACCGTCGCGAGGACATCTGGGGCGCGGCCGCGGTCGCGAACCACGTCGTCGGCGGCACCATCACCTCGCGCGTCGACACCGTGCTGCGGGAGGAGAAGGGCTACACCTACGGCACCCGGTCGAGCTTCACCGCGCCGCGCAAGGGCGGCACGTTCAGCCTCGGCGGGTCGGTGCGGACCGAGGTGACGGGCGCCGCGATCACCGACGCGCTGCGGATCCTGCGCGAGGCCCGCGACGGGCTGACCGACAAGGAGGTCGGGGAGTCCAAGGACAACCTGATCCGGACCGCGCCGCTGCGCTACGAGCAGGCCGACTCGATCGCCCAGCAGGTCGGCAGCAACATCGCCGCCGGCGTACCGCTGGACTTCGCCGACACCTACCTGGCCCAGATCGCCGCGACCACCGCCGAGGTCGCCACCGAGGCGTACCGCCGGTACGTGGGAACCAACGGGCTGCTGGTGGTCGTCGTAGGGGAAGCCAAGGATGTTCGCGACCAGCTCACCGGACTGGGCGACGTGACGGAACTGAGCTGA
- a CDS encoding TetR/AcrR family transcriptional regulator, with the protein MPKVTAEHRLARREQIVGAALHCVAEHGFHKATMADVIRESGLSAGAVYGYFKSKDEIIAAIADQALSTVDELFEGILSTDEPLSLAAVMRRVLEHVVTVAERHDGDVTRVGLQAWAEAVHNPAIATIAREKYTILRTHYATVARRAQADGTLPSDVDPEHVAQVLFGMLPGFILQRLLLGDVSPQTYSAGLDALLGSNS; encoded by the coding sequence ATGCCCAAGGTCACCGCCGAGCACCGTCTCGCCCGCCGCGAGCAGATCGTCGGGGCGGCCCTGCACTGCGTCGCCGAGCACGGCTTCCACAAGGCGACCATGGCCGACGTGATCCGCGAGTCCGGCCTGTCCGCGGGCGCGGTCTACGGCTACTTCAAGAGCAAGGACGAGATCATCGCGGCGATCGCCGACCAGGCGCTCAGCACGGTCGACGAGCTCTTCGAAGGCATCCTGTCGACCGACGAGCCGCTCTCCCTGGCCGCGGTGATGCGGCGGGTGCTGGAGCACGTGGTGACGGTCGCCGAACGGCACGACGGCGACGTGACCCGGGTCGGGCTGCAGGCGTGGGCCGAGGCGGTGCACAACCCGGCGATCGCCACGATCGCCAGGGAGAAGTACACGATCCTGCGCACCCACTACGCGACGGTCGCCCGCCGCGCCCAGGCCGACGGCACACTCCCGTCCGACGTCGACCCCGAGCATGTCGCCCAGGTGCTGTTCGGCATGCTGCCCGGCTTCATCCTCCAGCGCCTGCTGCTCGGCGACGTGAGTCCCCAGACCTACTCCGCCGGCCTCGACGCGCTGCTCGGCTCGAACTCCTAG
- a CDS encoding extracellular solute-binding protein, whose translation MKNGFKTAGVLAVGALLLGVSACSQGSTTKTPEAGGSSSGPANIKIAYQQWGPGTVMKNFLTGAKAEYEAANPGSKVEIVPIVASENDYYTKLQLMMRSANTAPDIVYEDTFLINSDITAGYLKPLDDYIKDWSDWGQFQDTAKGAAKGQDGKTYGVPDGTDTRALWYNKEIFAKAGLPADWQPKNWDEVLTAARAIKQKVPGVIPLNVYSGKPMGEASAMQGLEMLLYGTKDTLYNFDQQKWVVGSQGFKDSLNFVKTIFDEGIAPQPKQSLDPNWGNKVGSDLLPNGKLAIALDGSWLYNNWQKTGAKPWPQWSEVLGQTAMPTQDGGGKGKVSLSGGWTWAIPAKSKSPDAAWNFIKTLQTQKNATKYATDGAQIAVRKDVAADEGYKTSAKSTQFFTDLVAVTVYRPALPEYPKVSNEIITAMEAVMTKQSSPDEAAKNYDEAVESIVSKDKTTTQSQGQ comes from the coding sequence ATGAAAAACGGTTTCAAGACGGCGGGTGTCCTCGCCGTCGGCGCACTCCTGCTGGGGGTCTCGGCCTGCAGTCAGGGATCGACGACCAAGACGCCGGAAGCAGGCGGTTCCAGCTCCGGCCCGGCGAACATCAAGATCGCCTACCAGCAGTGGGGCCCCGGCACGGTGATGAAGAACTTCCTCACCGGCGCCAAGGCCGAGTACGAGGCGGCCAACCCCGGCTCGAAGGTCGAGATCGTGCCGATCGTGGCCAGCGAGAACGACTACTACACCAAGCTCCAGCTGATGATGCGCTCGGCCAACACCGCGCCGGACATCGTCTACGAGGACACCTTCCTGATCAACTCCGACATCACCGCGGGCTACCTGAAGCCGCTGGACGACTACATCAAGGACTGGTCGGACTGGGGTCAGTTCCAGGACACCGCCAAGGGCGCGGCCAAGGGCCAGGACGGCAAGACGTACGGCGTACCGGACGGCACGGACACCCGGGCCCTTTGGTACAACAAGGAAATCTTCGCCAAGGCCGGCCTGCCCGCGGACTGGCAGCCGAAGAACTGGGACGAGGTGCTCACCGCGGCCCGCGCGATCAAGCAGAAGGTACCCGGCGTCATCCCGCTGAACGTCTACTCGGGCAAGCCGATGGGTGAGGCGTCCGCGATGCAGGGCCTGGAGATGCTGCTCTACGGCACCAAGGACACCCTCTACAACTTCGACCAGCAGAAGTGGGTCGTCGGCAGCCAGGGCTTCAAGGACTCGCTGAACTTCGTCAAGACGATCTTCGACGAGGGCATCGCGCCGCAGCCCAAGCAGTCCCTGGACCCGAACTGGGGCAACAAGGTCGGCAGCGACCTGCTCCCGAACGGCAAGCTGGCGATCGCGCTGGACGGCTCGTGGCTCTACAACAACTGGCAGAAGACCGGCGCCAAGCCGTGGCCGCAGTGGTCCGAGGTGCTCGGCCAGACCGCGATGCCGACGCAGGACGGCGGCGGCAAGGGCAAGGTCAGCCTCTCCGGCGGCTGGACCTGGGCGATCCCGGCCAAGTCGAAGTCCCCGGACGCCGCCTGGAACTTCATCAAGACCCTGCAGACGCAGAAGAACGCGACCAAGTACGCCACCGACGGTGCGCAGATCGCGGTCCGCAAGGACGTCGCCGCGGACGAGGGCTACAAGACCTCGGCCAAGTCCACGCAGTTCTTCACCGACCTGGTGGCGGTGACCGTGTACCGGCCGGCGCTGCCGGAGTACCCGAAGGTCTCCAACGAGATCATCACCGCGATGGAAGCGGTGATGACGAAGCAGTCGTCGCCGGACGAGGCGGCCAAGAACTACGACGAAGCCGTCGAGAGCATCGTCAGTAAGGACAAGACGACCACCCAGAGTCAAGGTCAGTAA